The Cohnella abietis genome has a segment encoding these proteins:
- a CDS encoding LamG-like jellyroll fold domain-containing protein produces MFIIEKKISKLIVSSLVFFLLISSFNMPSYVKAVQPGMLDDQLLFLPFEGSVLDGSGNKNHGTAQGTLSYPAGTIGDKAIDTTGLGSIGLDANKFKFSDSQDFTISFWLKTNDQSPDMTIVSNKNWTSGANPGWQIGVSGGKLTVNYKGALKTRVDLPKNFVVSDGSWHHVVVSYKRSSLATVYIDNASKGTLDIANTGNIDTALKLNIGKDGNDGWSYKGSLDDFRIFKRALDSTEVQQLYTIKTTQNSSNAPLWPVNSSLTGVPVSPTEYQLTWTAAEVNNSVDSIGATLYQIYKNDKSVGTVSGDTYSYTVTDLIPNEKVTFRVEAMDRLGNVSNSGPSKSFGEVVEAGMMDQQLLFLPFEGSVLDASGYNNHGIAQDRLSYSEGIIGEKAADTSGFGSIELNASKFKFGTAQDFSISFWVKTNDPSSEMTVISNKDWDSGGNLGWQIGVTAGKLTVNYKGASTARVDLPKTFVVGDDSWHHVVVSYKRSSLAQVYVDNELKGSLNIANAGNIDTSLGLNIGKDGKGNWAFKGNLDDFRIFKKALDDAEVQQLYKIKATQNSSGAPIWPANSSLTGVLTGPTEYQLTWPTAAANAATDSVGATQYQVFKNDKLLSTLTSATHSYTVADLRPGELVSFRVEAMDRTGNLTDNGPTLSYRLPGISINHAIAKVVTGEAIVLAAAVYPVSSPLQWEVDQTGIVQIDATGNKAVITGLSAGTVNVKVSDGTLTATTKVIVTAKSIPDINGKVIASVTDDTFVQASPSTDNYGSQPFVDIKNSLAANTNLRYGILKYDLSGISREDMEDIESVTLNMYGSITDVRATDSIIQQVTAFGISDNNWNENTITFANMPNMNESLQSLPFSNKLGWRQLDITSYAKARLASDKGVSIGLKEVSGDYTVSLYSKENTDSTYKSHLVIKMKMKRPIEKLWPNGTQIELKPGAAGGLQISWPEAVDEFGIDKYRISMDGQNIATVSKLDRQFILKALRPGTTYTFKIEAGVSTGDWMSPSLSRAYLIPGRIMAGENEVPELDYSFEQSAVIDGGPSHHDGEAIGSPGVGYDPSFGKNVLSLNGSDAYVRVPHQPSLSPEYMSIITAFSLEDIYSAQTIVAKNKQSDYVMEYNPINKKLTARFYVWDMFNKAGTYVIVNSTTSLEANKIYHAVATYDGYTAKLYLNGVLEASQSESGAIGGSSKIDLTLGASLDATGKAFNYFNGKIDFVQLYDKVFSDAAVQALYSLYASSKTPEEITSIRWDIQSDWTVGLTGQAVVKKKDLNDVETIIQQRVIYMSSNPDIASISDSGLITPLRSGTTKLTVVYGKLVASKIITITEDAPQLLLLEGPGSLKIGESALLKAKISYASRPIEYVANGVIYTSNRPDIATVNPVTGAIIAVSRGIAIIHASFRGLDADWVINITEQPVVIDPEEAQLTSLVFTGPSLLDISKSGTTSLQATFSDGLVTQPEQGDGVVYRSESPNVATIDPVTGVVNAHNYGTVQITATYRSFTAGFMLVVKGSTPPVESEDGLKSLRLIGPSSIRVGELGTYLLEAAYSQSAARDVTQWAEWSTQNSNILRIEGPGVIKGLQPGTSVITAVYKDLITSYPITVELKSDGNNGGSSYNPVVEPANKQIYRINNSDFTGPSAKQSIQLKDDVEQAVFAVDAGTVLGNRSVELKKNGLILEVPGNLLQSLQAQFSDNKIEKAPIVLSFPALVESAKKEWVRKAEERVSAGVKLNPVTAMYEISFNALSDNKNSVPMPQRLSKPIQAVFSVAPGADRELYGVYRLLDDGSMKYVGGKAIEEGIRVDIEESGRYVVMEYRKGYGDVMPDHWAYRTIEIMSAKHKVEGVSENKFEPNKAVSRAEFIAMLVKTFNIPQQSTDSFGDVPADAWYSSYIGGAAALGLVKGRHGDQFEPNSTITREEMAVLLVRVYENLSGVLATAASQRFADSNSFASWSQDAINFSAKLGLLEGSGNKMFYPQHNATRAEVAQVLLKMLNKDIK; encoded by the coding sequence ATGTTCATTATTGAAAAGAAAATTAGCAAATTGATAGTAAGCTCACTAGTATTTTTTCTACTTATTTCATCTTTCAATATGCCATCTTATGTGAAAGCCGTTCAACCAGGAATGTTGGACGATCAGCTGCTTTTTCTGCCATTTGAAGGAAGTGTATTAGATGGCTCAGGCAACAAAAATCACGGTACCGCTCAAGGGACGTTATCTTATCCCGCTGGGACGATCGGAGATAAGGCTATAGATACAACTGGATTAGGATCAATTGGATTAGACGCCAATAAGTTTAAGTTTAGCGATTCTCAAGATTTCACTATATCTTTCTGGTTGAAAACGAATGATCAAAGTCCTGATATGACGATTGTCTCCAATAAAAATTGGACAAGCGGGGCCAATCCTGGTTGGCAGATAGGAGTATCCGGAGGGAAACTGACTGTAAATTACAAAGGTGCCTTAAAAACACGTGTGGATTTACCAAAAAACTTTGTTGTGAGCGACGGTAGCTGGCATCATGTTGTTGTATCCTACAAACGCAGTAGTCTCGCAACCGTATATATCGACAATGCGTCCAAGGGCACACTTGATATTGCTAACACGGGTAACATCGATACAGCCTTGAAGTTAAATATAGGTAAGGACGGTAATGACGGCTGGTCTTATAAAGGAAGCTTAGATGATTTTAGAATTTTTAAGAGAGCGCTAGACAGTACAGAAGTTCAGCAATTGTACACCATTAAGACTACACAGAATAGCAGTAACGCTCCACTCTGGCCTGTGAACAGTTCTCTAACGGGAGTTCCCGTTAGTCCAACTGAATATCAGTTAACATGGACAGCGGCAGAGGTTAATAATTCGGTAGATAGCATAGGCGCAACGCTGTATCAGATATATAAAAATGATAAGTCAGTGGGTACCGTAAGTGGCGACACCTATTCGTATACTGTGACCGATCTTATTCCAAATGAGAAGGTCACATTTAGGGTAGAGGCTATGGATAGGCTGGGGAATGTAAGCAATAGTGGTCCTTCAAAGAGCTTCGGGGAAGTTGTCGAAGCGGGAATGATGGATCAACAGCTGCTTTTTCTGCCGTTTGAAGGAAGTGTGCTTGATGCTTCGGGCTACAATAATCACGGTATAGCTCAAGATAGGCTCTCTTATAGTGAAGGAATAATCGGGGAGAAGGCTGCCGATACAAGTGGATTCGGCTCGATCGAATTAAACGCAAGTAAATTTAAGTTCGGCACAGCTCAAGATTTTAGTATTTCTTTTTGGGTGAAAACCAATGATCCAAGCTCAGAAATGACGGTCATTTCCAATAAAGATTGGGATAGTGGCGGCAATCTTGGTTGGCAAATAGGTGTGACTGCGGGGAAGTTAACGGTGAATTACAAAGGAGCATCGACAGCTCGAGTGGATTTGCCAAAAACCTTTGTAGTTGGTGATGACAGCTGGCATCATGTTGTCGTGTCCTATAAGCGCAGTAGTTTGGCACAAGTGTATGTTGATAATGAACTCAAGGGATCGCTCAATATTGCGAATGCGGGCAACATTGACACAAGCCTAGGTTTAAATATAGGTAAGGATGGCAAGGGAAATTGGGCTTTCAAAGGAAATTTAGACGATTTTAGAATTTTTAAGAAAGCTTTAGACGATGCAGAAGTACAGCAATTATATAAAATTAAAGCAACCCAGAACAGCAGCGGTGCTCCGATCTGGCCGGCCAACAGCAGCTTAACGGGCGTACTGACTGGCCCAACGGAGTATCAATTAACATGGCCAACAGCAGCGGCTAATGCTGCAACGGATAGCGTTGGTGCTACACAATACCAGGTATTTAAGAACGATAAGCTACTGTCTACGCTTACTAGTGCAACGCATTCATATACTGTCGCTGATCTGAGACCAGGCGAGCTGGTTTCATTTCGGGTAGAGGCAATGGATAGGACGGGAAATTTAACAGATAACGGTCCTACACTTAGCTATAGGCTACCAGGTATTAGTATTAACCATGCGATAGCAAAAGTGGTAACAGGAGAAGCTATTGTGCTAGCAGCAGCTGTTTATCCGGTGAGCTCACCCTTGCAATGGGAGGTTGATCAAACTGGCATTGTACAAATTGATGCGACCGGTAATAAAGCGGTCATTACTGGATTGTCTGCAGGTACAGTGAATGTAAAAGTGAGTGACGGGACGCTGACGGCGACAACCAAAGTGATAGTGACTGCAAAATCCATACCTGACATAAACGGTAAAGTCATAGCTTCCGTAACAGATGATACCTTCGTTCAAGCGAGTCCAAGCACTGACAATTACGGTAGTCAGCCGTTTGTAGACATCAAAAATAGCTTAGCAGCTAATACAAACTTGCGTTATGGGATTTTGAAATATGATTTAAGTGGCATCAGTCGGGAGGATATGGAAGACATTGAATCAGTTACGCTGAATATGTACGGTTCAATTACTGATGTAAGAGCTACCGACAGCATAATTCAGCAAGTTACCGCGTTTGGAATTTCAGATAATAATTGGAATGAGAACACGATTACTTTTGCTAATATGCCGAATATGAATGAAAGCCTTCAAAGCTTGCCATTTTCTAATAAGCTGGGATGGCGACAGCTGGACATTACTTCCTATGCTAAAGCTCGGTTGGCCTCTGACAAAGGGGTCAGCATTGGGTTGAAGGAAGTATCGGGCGATTATACAGTGAGCCTATATAGTAAAGAGAATACTGATAGTACCTACAAATCCCATTTAGTCATAAAAATGAAGATGAAACGCCCCATAGAAAAGCTATGGCCTAATGGCACCCAGATCGAACTTAAACCCGGTGCCGCAGGGGGATTACAGATTTCGTGGCCGGAAGCTGTAGACGAATTTGGCATAGACAAATACCGAATTTCGATGGATGGTCAGAACATTGCTACCGTATCTAAGCTTGATCGACAATTTATACTCAAAGCGCTGCGGCCCGGCACCACGTATACCTTCAAAATAGAGGCGGGCGTTTCAACGGGAGATTGGATGTCTCCAAGTCTGTCGAGAGCATATCTCATCCCAGGAAGAATTATGGCTGGAGAGAATGAGGTACCAGAGCTCGATTATAGCTTTGAGCAATCGGCTGTTATAGACGGTGGCCCATCTCATCATGATGGTGAAGCGATAGGTTCACCGGGAGTAGGCTATGATCCAAGCTTTGGTAAGAATGTCTTGTCGCTTAATGGTAGTGACGCATATGTTCGTGTTCCACATCAACCGTCACTAAGTCCAGAATATATGTCCATTATTACAGCTTTCTCTTTGGAGGATATATACAGTGCTCAGACGATTGTTGCTAAGAACAAGCAGTCTGATTATGTCATGGAATATAATCCGATCAACAAGAAGCTAACTGCTCGTTTCTATGTATGGGACATGTTCAATAAAGCGGGGACATATGTAATCGTCAATAGCACTACAAGCTTGGAGGCTAATAAAATTTATCATGCTGTAGCAACGTACGACGGGTATACAGCAAAGCTTTACCTTAATGGCGTGTTAGAGGCTAGCCAATCTGAGAGTGGGGCTATAGGCGGCTCAAGCAAAATAGATCTGACCCTTGGAGCCTCTTTGGATGCTACCGGGAAAGCATTCAATTATTTCAATGGTAAAATCGACTTTGTTCAGCTTTACGATAAAGTGTTTTCAGATGCAGCTGTGCAAGCTTTATACAGCTTATATGCATCCAGTAAAACTCCAGAAGAAATAACCTCTATACGGTGGGACATTCAGAGCGATTGGACGGTTGGCCTGACAGGACAAGCCGTCGTCAAGAAGAAGGATCTGAATGATGTAGAAACGATTATTCAACAGCGTGTTATCTATATGAGCTCGAATCCAGATATCGCTTCAATATCTGATTCAGGACTAATTACACCATTACGCAGCGGAACGACGAAGCTGACAGTGGTATATGGCAAACTTGTCGCAAGCAAGATAATCACGATAACGGAAGATGCACCACAGCTGCTATTACTAGAAGGACCAGGATCATTGAAAATCGGAGAGTCCGCGTTGCTTAAAGCGAAAATAAGTTATGCCAGCAGGCCTATTGAGTACGTAGCTAACGGCGTGATTTATACCTCAAATCGACCGGATATCGCTACGGTTAATCCTGTGACTGGCGCAATTATTGCTGTAAGCCGTGGGATTGCAATAATTCACGCCTCATTCCGGGGTCTAGACGCGGATTGGGTGATCAACATTACGGAGCAGCCCGTCGTAATTGACCCCGAAGAGGCGCAGCTGACATCACTCGTATTTACCGGTCCATCTCTATTGGACATAAGTAAAAGTGGTACGACCTCGTTGCAGGCTACCTTCAGTGACGGGTTAGTAACGCAACCAGAGCAAGGCGATGGTGTGGTTTATCGAAGCGAGAGTCCTAATGTCGCTACTATTGATCCCGTGACCGGAGTAGTCAATGCCCACAATTATGGCACCGTTCAAATTACGGCAACATATCGCTCTTTTACCGCTGGGTTTATGCTAGTTGTTAAGGGCTCTACACCACCCGTTGAGTCGGAGGACGGGTTGAAGTCGCTGCGCTTAATAGGACCATCTAGTATTCGTGTAGGAGAGTTGGGTACGTATCTTTTAGAAGCGGCTTACAGTCAGTCGGCAGCCCGCGATGTTACCCAATGGGCAGAATGGTCAACGCAGAATTCCAATATATTGCGGATTGAAGGTCCGGGAGTGATTAAGGGCTTACAGCCAGGGACATCGGTTATTACAGCGGTGTACAAAGATTTAATAACCAGTTATCCAATAACTGTGGAGCTTAAATCAGACGGGAATAATGGTGGTTCATCCTATAACCCTGTCGTTGAGCCAGCTAATAAACAAATTTATCGAATCAATAACTCGGATTTTACGGGACCTTCAGCCAAACAGAGTATTCAGCTGAAAGATGATGTAGAGCAAGCTGTTTTTGCGGTTGATGCCGGTACGGTTCTGGGCAACCGTTCGGTGGAATTGAAGAAGAACGGACTTATCCTAGAAGTGCCTGGAAATCTATTGCAGTCATTACAAGCACAATTTTCGGACAACAAAATAGAGAAAGCCCCTATTGTCTTATCATTCCCAGCTCTTGTGGAGTCTGCGAAGAAAGAATGGGTGCGTAAAGCAGAAGAACGGGTTTCGGCAGGAGTAAAGCTTAACCCCGTTACGGCCATGTATGAAATATCGTTTAACGCGTTGTCTGATAATAAAAATTCGGTCCCTATGCCTCAGCGGTTATCGAAGCCTATACAAGCGGTATTCTCGGTAGCGCCAGGAGCTGACAGAGAATTGTATGGGGTGTACAGACTGTTAGACGATGGAAGCATGAAATACGTTGGCGGGAAAGCGATTGAAGAGGGTATTCGCGTTGACATTGAAGAAAGCGGACGTTATGTCGTTATGGAGTACCGTAAAGGATATGGAGACGTGATGCCAGACCACTGGGCTTATCGAACAATTGAAATCATGAGTGCAAAGCATAAGGTTGAAGGCGTAAGCGAGAATAAATTCGAACCTAATAAAGCAGTAAGTCGGGCTGAATTTATTGCTATGCTCGTAAAAACCTTTAATATCCCGCAGCAATCAACTGATAGTTTTGGAGATGTGCCTGCGGATGCCTGGTATTCAAGCTATATTGGAGGCGCTGCAGCGCTTGGCTTAGTGAAAGGGCGGCATGGTGATCAATTTGAACCTAATTCAACTATCACACGAGAAGAAATGGCTGTCCTTCTAGTGCGGGTTTATGAAAATCTTAGCGGTGTGCTAGCAACTGCTGCTAGTCAAAGGTTTGCAGATAGCAATAGTTTTGCATCCTGGTCGCAGGACGCGATCAATTTCTCGGCAAAGCTTGGTTTGCTTGAAGGTTCGGGCAACAAAATGTTTTATCCACAGCATAATGCAACGCGAGCGGAAGTAGCACAGGTGCTGTTAAAGATGCTAAATAAGGACATCAAATAA
- a CDS encoding DeoR/GlpR family DNA-binding transcription regulator encodes MSLIGEERKNYILNQLNLEGKVTTNDLVTKLKVSSETIRKYLEELEEENKLKRVYGGAVKINLSREEPSHLKREVIHAEEKRRIGRAAAALVEDNDIIFIDDGTTTLHMIDYLLNKKNITVLTVSVPVLHLLIDYNNKMIFSGDIFFIGGKVNAAHSRVAGSVAEKMVESFYADKAFISIDGIMMDKGITGFDEERGRMAGKMMEHSKQSIVLTDQSKFGLMQFYKIADLNEVDCIVSDVAVPKQWKDYLGIKDVNWIHAK; translated from the coding sequence ATGTCATTAATAGGTGAGGAGCGCAAGAATTATATATTGAATCAGCTAAACCTAGAGGGAAAAGTGACTACAAACGATTTAGTGACTAAACTCAAGGTGTCTTCAGAGACGATTCGCAAGTATTTGGAGGAGCTGGAAGAGGAAAATAAACTAAAGCGTGTATATGGTGGCGCTGTTAAAATTAATCTCTCTCGTGAGGAGCCTTCCCATCTGAAAAGAGAAGTCATCCACGCTGAGGAGAAGCGAAGAATTGGCAGGGCGGCTGCTGCTCTGGTAGAAGACAATGATATTATTTTTATTGATGATGGCACGACTACTTTGCATATGATTGATTATTTATTGAACAAAAAAAATATTACGGTGCTTACGGTCTCTGTTCCTGTATTACACTTGCTGATAGATTACAATAATAAAATGATCTTCTCAGGCGATATCTTTTTCATTGGGGGGAAGGTTAACGCTGCACATTCGCGGGTCGCAGGTTCAGTCGCAGAAAAAATGGTGGAAAGCTTTTACGCAGATAAAGCGTTTATTTCTATAGATGGAATCATGATGGATAAAGGGATTACAGGCTTTGATGAGGAACGAGGACGAATGGCTGGAAAGATGATGGAGCATTCTAAACAATCCATTGTTCTTACCGACCAATCGAAGTTCGGCTTGATGCAATTTTATAAGATAGCGGATTTGAACGAGGTTGATTGCATCGTAAGTGATGTGGCTGTTCCAAAGCAGTGGAAAGATTACCTTGGAATAAAAGATGTTAACTGGATTCACGCTAAATAG
- a CDS encoding HupE/UreJ family protein: protein MIRRLLIRCTCLLACLGLLFMGTASQVSAHANSASYGVLTVSEQIVTFEFSIDEKSVIEKIDLDSNHNNRVEKEEIVQEEASLESWIASNLLLSYNGLPQRGNIIDIVLEDMTNGTMLTFAIEFPAVAPGSTIRVEDSLFLNDSISNYVHFLVYQYNGEMVETILKGDTRSWETQLPENASPQPNEGNVSNPNLISTLKTFFFFGVEHILGGYDHLLFLLTFLLRPQTIRQYALIVTAFTVAHSLTLTLAVLGWVDFPSKWVEIIIALSICYTAIENIWGKGLSRRWIIVFLFGLVHGLGFASALQEMPITKEHLAGVLISFNLGIEVIQLILVLALLPLLSWWQKRSFHMWTMRWLSGVIVAIGLFWTIQRLMP from the coding sequence ATGATACGTAGGCTACTAATACGATGTACCTGCTTGCTGGCTTGCCTCGGATTGTTGTTTATGGGAACAGCATCACAGGTTTCGGCTCACGCTAATAGCGCTTCATATGGTGTTTTAACCGTATCAGAACAGATTGTAACGTTTGAATTCTCGATTGATGAGAAATCGGTAATAGAAAAGATAGACTTAGATAGTAACCATAACAATAGGGTAGAAAAGGAAGAAATTGTTCAAGAGGAAGCTAGCTTAGAATCTTGGATAGCGAGCAACCTTCTATTAAGCTATAATGGTTTGCCTCAGCGAGGTAATATTATTGATATTGTACTTGAAGACATGACGAACGGGACGATGCTTACCTTTGCAATAGAATTTCCAGCTGTAGCTCCCGGAAGCACTATTCGAGTGGAAGATTCGTTATTTCTGAATGATTCTATTTCTAATTATGTGCATTTTTTGGTTTATCAGTATAACGGTGAAATGGTAGAAACGATTCTAAAGGGAGACACACGTAGCTGGGAAACACAGCTTCCCGAGAATGCGTCCCCCCAGCCCAATGAGGGCAATGTTTCCAATCCCAATCTTATTTCTACCCTAAAAACCTTTTTCTTCTTCGGTGTGGAGCATATTTTGGGCGGGTACGATCATTTATTGTTTTTATTAACGTTTCTACTTCGACCCCAAACGATCCGCCAGTATGCCTTAATTGTAACTGCATTCACAGTAGCACATAGCCTAACATTGACTTTAGCAGTTTTAGGGTGGGTGGATTTCCCGTCCAAATGGGTGGAGATCATTATTGCACTGAGCATTTGCTATACGGCCATTGAAAATATTTGGGGAAAGGGCCTTTCTCGTCGTTGGATAATTGTTTTTCTTTTTGGCTTGGTGCATGGATTAGGATTTGCTAGCGCATTGCAAGAGATGCCAATTACTAAGGAGCATCTTGCTGGAGTGCTTATTAGCTTTAATCTAGGGATCGAAGTGATCCAGTTGATTCTAGTTTTGGCGCTATTACCTTTGCTGTCGTGGTGGCAGAAACGCTCTTTCCATATGTGGACTATGCGGTGGTTATCGGGTGTTATCGTTGCGATAGGTCTTTTCTGGACGATACAACGGTTAATGCCTTGA
- a CDS encoding PHP domain-containing protein, whose product MIDLHCHTKVSDNSFTIREVISMAKEEGVSHLAITDHDTTSGLLEAKLIGHELGVHIIPGIEISAYDYSRQTRAHILGLYVTPGHNALSELCEPMIKKRHEASYAMVERIIAAGYDISWELVESYAVGGTGVYKQHIMHALLTKGYTETIYGTLYKKLFSRGEDGAAEGIAYMKLDYVNVYDAIDAIRQAGGVPVLAHPKQFNNFAAVPAWKTAGLQGIEVLHPLHDEQAEKLSRQIAVNFGLLQTGGSDFHGFYGEREGCPLGSKSIGEEHLMRLQEKAT is encoded by the coding sequence ATGATTGATCTGCACTGCCATACGAAAGTATCCGACAATTCCTTCACGATACGCGAAGTGATTTCCATGGCAAAGGAGGAAGGGGTATCCCACTTGGCCATCACGGATCATGATACGACTAGCGGATTGCTAGAAGCCAAGCTCATTGGGCATGAGCTTGGAGTTCATATCATTCCAGGAATTGAAATCTCGGCGTACGATTATTCCAGGCAAACCCGTGCGCATATTCTTGGCTTATACGTCACTCCGGGGCACAATGCGCTCTCTGAGCTATGCGAGCCTATGATCAAGAAGCGGCACGAAGCATCTTATGCCATGGTTGAGAGGATCATAGCCGCAGGATACGATATCTCGTGGGAACTGGTAGAAAGCTACGCAGTAGGCGGAACGGGAGTTTATAAGCAGCATATTATGCACGCTTTGCTCACCAAGGGGTACACGGAGACGATTTACGGCACATTGTACAAAAAACTATTTTCCCGCGGAGAAGACGGGGCAGCTGAAGGGATTGCTTACATGAAGCTGGATTACGTGAACGTCTATGACGCTATCGATGCCATTCGTCAAGCAGGTGGCGTTCCCGTACTTGCCCATCCGAAGCAATTTAATAATTTTGCGGCTGTACCAGCATGGAAAACGGCGGGGCTACAGGGAATTGAAGTTCTCCACCCCCTTCATGATGAGCAGGCGGAGAAGCTGTCGCGTCAAATCGCGGTTAATTTTGGCCTGCTGCAAACCGGAGGATCGGACTTCCATGGCTTCTACGGTGAACGCGAGGGATGTCCATTGGGCAGCAAAAGCATTGGGGAAGAGCATCTGATGAGATTGCAGGAAAAGGCTACTTAA
- a CDS encoding alpha-D-ribose 1-methylphosphonate 5-triphosphate diphosphatase, giving the protein MNGLSGKPLVIENGRIIGPDRVYEGDVIVREGRIASIAESGTGRFEAPEAQVLDAAGMFVMPGIIETHSDAIEREVQPRPGSIFPLEMAMYELEKKMTAVGITTLYHSICSSDGTPVRNDEMVARIVEFVASKRGEPAMIRHRIHMRYEITNVPGLDMVKGMLDREQIDLLSLMDHTPGQGQYSNREVYQNYLMGSENMTREEADRTIDQLSGLKDQVDWSRIAEVVRYAQSKGVVTASHDDDTLDKVNWMHELGVAISEFPVNLEAAQAAASKRMHVSVGAPNVVRGASHNHNMRAIDAIKSGAADILCSDYHPSSLLPALFHIVASGIELSKAVRMVTYHPAEALGIEAHFGSVEVGKVADLVVLELHDEYPIVRSTLVGGTVVYAANFFEEEKGA; this is encoded by the coding sequence ATGAACGGGTTAAGCGGAAAGCCGTTAGTGATCGAAAATGGGCGAATTATTGGACCCGATCGGGTGTACGAAGGGGATGTAATTGTTCGCGAAGGACGAATCGCGTCTATTGCAGAGAGTGGAACGGGACGTTTCGAAGCGCCAGAGGCACAGGTATTGGATGCGGCGGGAATGTTCGTTATGCCTGGCATTATCGAAACCCATAGCGATGCTATTGAGAGGGAGGTTCAGCCGCGTCCGGGGTCTATATTCCCACTGGAGATGGCGATGTACGAGCTGGAGAAGAAAATGACGGCTGTAGGCATTACGACTTTATATCATTCTATTTGTTCCTCAGACGGGACTCCTGTACGCAATGATGAGATGGTAGCGCGGATCGTTGAATTCGTGGCTAGCAAACGAGGCGAACCTGCGATGATTCGTCATCGCATCCATATGCGTTACGAGATAACGAACGTTCCAGGTCTCGATATGGTGAAGGGAATGCTTGACCGTGAGCAAATCGACTTGCTCTCCTTAATGGATCATACTCCAGGCCAAGGCCAGTACAGCAACCGTGAAGTGTATCAGAATTATTTGATGGGCAGCGAGAACATGACGCGTGAAGAAGCGGACCGTACGATAGACCAGCTGAGCGGCTTAAAGGATCAGGTCGATTGGAGCCGGATAGCTGAAGTCGTCCGATATGCGCAGTCCAAAGGGGTCGTTACCGCATCGCATGACGATGATACGTTAGATAAGGTGAATTGGATGCATGAGCTAGGCGTGGCCATCAGTGAGTTCCCGGTAAATCTGGAAGCAGCGCAAGCGGCCGCATCCAAAAGGATGCACGTAAGCGTTGGAGCTCCCAACGTCGTTAGAGGGGCATCTCATAACCATAACATGCGCGCGATCGATGCGATTAAGTCAGGCGCTGCGGATATTCTATGCTCGGACTATCATCCTTCTTCTTTACTACCGGCCTTATTCCACATTGTGGCGAGCGGAATTGAATTGTCTAAAGCTGTACGCATGGTTACTTATCATCCGGCAGAGGCTCTTGGAATCGAAGCTCATTTTGGTTCAGTAGAAGTAGGGAAAGTCGCCGACTTGGTCGTGTTGGAGCTTCATGACGAATACCCGATCGTGCGCAGCACGCTAGTTGGCGGAACCGTCGTCTATGCGGCGAATTTCTTTGAGGAGGAGAAGGGCGCATGA
- a CDS encoding phosphonate C-P lyase system protein PhnL: MPLLQIENLSKTFHLHQFEGKRITACTDINLTLKHGAFIGITGKSGAGKSTILKCIYRTYIPTEGTMVYESDCFGRIDLAKATEREIVDIRLKEIGYVSQFLKLLPRITALEAVEQELVAAGSHVAAASAEARAILSHFGLSPSLWDTYPNTFSGGEKLRLNLARAMVKRPKFLLLDEPTASLDNGSKEAVRDMIMDLKKQGTSMIGIFHDLDFMEKVVDEEYNMRDGRLMGV, from the coding sequence ATGCCATTGCTGCAAATAGAAAACCTAAGCAAAACGTTTCATCTTCATCAGTTCGAAGGAAAACGAATTACTGCATGTACTGACATAAATCTCACATTGAAGCATGGCGCTTTTATCGGGATTACTGGCAAAAGCGGCGCAGGAAAGTCGACTATTCTTAAATGTATATATCGGACCTACATTCCGACAGAAGGTACGATGGTTTACGAATCTGATTGTTTCGGCAGAATAGACCTGGCGAAAGCCACCGAAAGGGAAATCGTTGATATTCGGTTGAAGGAAATTGGTTATGTATCGCAATTCCTGAAGCTGCTTCCAAGAATTACAGCGCTTGAGGCGGTAGAGCAAGAATTGGTGGCCGCAGGTTCTCATGTAGCTGCTGCATCTGCCGAAGCACGTGCGATACTAAGTCATTTCGGTTTATCTCCATCGCTGTGGGATACGTATCCCAATACTTTCAGCGGCGGTGAGAAGCTACGGTTGAATCTAGCACGCGCCATGGTGAAACGTCCTAAGTTTCTATTATTGGACGAGCCGACAGCCTCATTGGACAACGGTTCTAAAGAAGCGGTGCGCGATATGATTATGGATCTTAAGAAGCAAGGAACTAGCATGATAGGCATATTCCACGATCTGGATTTCATGGAGAAGGTTGTGGACGAGGAATATAACATGCGCGACGGAAGGTTGATGGGAGTATGA